TAATAAATATAGCTGCTATATTTCACGAGCGGATGCGCCTgatgatgtttctattgttgCGGTGATAGTAAAGGTCACGTTTATTGATGCTGATATCTGCGCAGCAGCCAAGCGCTGGTGTGCGAAAACTCGAAAGTTGCACTGTCTACGATCACGGAATCTATCGTAAGCGTTTTCACTTGTTTCCATTTCTAGTGTAAGAGGAATAACATTCCCGTATAAATATTTGTCGTGTCGTGAACTGCGATGGATGTGGCGGTGGCGTGTCGTCTCTGACAGTGACCGCGGGTCATCGATACGATAACCGAGTTTCGCTAACAGCGGTGCCGGTACCATCTTAGTATGATTGTTGTGTATATCTTTACGGcctgtattattgttttaaataaaaatgttacttccGTTCCAGTTTTTATGAGataggtataattattttacatcgtATTCGCAATAACAATTCATTATGTCAAGTTATATAGGTAGAGTCTGTACTCTTCCTGTGTATCTTGACTACTGTTAGTAGTTGTTAAACTTCATAAATTACCACAAAAGCTAAAATgtacaaatcatattttattttaaaaggcgaagtatttatttgtaaatgttacGCTTAATTTCCACGGAAATCGTATTATCGCTACCTTCCCGCACTGAAACTTTTAGCCAATCATGTAGTATATTCTAGACCACTGCTGAATTAAATTTGTAACCCCTAACTCTACGTTCGGTGCATTAGGAATAACTTCGGAGTTGGGGAACGAGAAAAACAGTAAAGTAGGTACTgctataataactttaatttacattatagattttatataaaaaataactgtcCTGCAAAACGATGGTACCTACCTAACAGCAATACGACATAAGTGACACTGTATGGGGTTGGAAAATACGTCGCTGGTCAACGTATAGGGCGGAAGattgtaggtaattttttataccgatatataaataactttattctgGAGAAATTACGAAGTTCatacttcataatatataagtacttaaatatttttctacgttGATTGTCTCTACATGATTTTAAATACCAGATGTTGGATAAAATACTAGAAAAATATTCCAAGAAACATACTAAACtcattgtaacaaaataaattatgacattGTTTAGAGGGTTATAATTggacatttaaaattatcataagaCGTTCCCGCCAAAAATACACCCGTTTTCAACCTACGCATTTAGTTTACCGCCAGTACTGAATAcgttttttacaaatattaatatttttatatgtaaacatgTGTGTGACATTCAGTAATAATAGCTTCCAATATAATAATCTCGGCATCCATCTTTATCGATGTATGTACATTGCCAAGCTTGAATAGAACGtttatatttatcgataaacaAGTAACCAAGGGATATCTAAGTACagttattttacattaacaaCTCCCGTTACATTTTCCCGTTCCTCCTCCGCCTCTTTTACTGAAATCAATGTAAATGTCACGTACAAATGATAGTGTATAAACTTGCGCGACAATGTCATTAAGTATGGACATTCGCTCGTCTCTTGTATGACATGTTGAACTTAATTGGATCGCCTTTCGCTAATAGATTAGATGCAtcaatttgattaaattataaataaattggttgcTGTTGCGCTGCTGCGTCGCTACGTAGAATTAAAAGTTTCTATTAGGTCTGTTATCCTCGCGGGACATATAATTTAGTTAGCTATTGTAAAACTTAATAgcttttacgtttttattttatggaatCGTACTAGtctttttaagatatttaaatgaTGACCCATTCCCAAAATGTTGAGAGTAATGACTACTCTTACCTAAACAGTACCAAGCAATActtgaactttaaattacaattcatTGCTAATTAACATTTGATGTTAAGATTTATATTGCCAAGTAATAACCCTAGCTACAATATCTTTTAAAGCGAAAGACATAAATATATGCACAATACTGACTGACgccaaaaataaacattgcaatgGTACCTCCCCAGGCGGTTTCGCATACGAGAGACGGTCTctactacatatattttaataaaacttatatagaaTGTTGTTCATTTGACAATTTTCTTTAACTCTAATGTCTTGTACCACTATTggtatattataacatattttccaAGCTataatttgaagatttttttaaagagggagataatttaattgattataattattggccAATAATTAATACACCCCGCGGTTCAGTGCTCACCTTATGCTATATAATCACAAATCAAGCTTATTCCTGATCatcttatgtttaaaatatcgaCCTGTATTGTGATGGGAAGACGATTGGTCCCACAATTTCAATAAGCACGAAACTTGGCTGCAAAAACTTAATAACCTTTTTCTGTGAGATGGTGCGTGATCgacggaatatttttattatatacacaaaATTTATGTAGGTTCCTATTTACGATAGTTACGTAAAATGAGcaacattttttacatattaagatggaaaataatacaacataatattattatagagagatttagatatatatagaaaaccatataaaaaattatattacacaagTTCGCAACCCTGACCACTTGACACATTcttcggaataaaagtcccgtaGGCATCGCGCAATTTACCACGGCAAAAAATAACTGGCACTCTCCCCAGTCATGAACTACCTTTTAGtaaaaatccgtttaatttCATGTTTTACCCCCAACGTTTTTAAAGTATTCCTCCCTCTTGACAGTAAAAgctcttaaaaaaatagtagtcATTCGGAAAAACAGGtaaagaaaaatgttacaaactgGTAAATTTTAGGAAAAGCTGTTATTTGGAATTGTTAAAAGGCATTTTAATTCATTCTAAAATAGTATCCACTCTTCTTTTATACTTATGTTTAACAAACTAAACTGACTGTTACAAAAAATGTAACTACGTGATCCTTCTGCATCATTTGTTTGTACTTAGTATTTATATCGACGAAGACATTCAGAGTACGCTAAAATTACATCGGATATGTTAAACAGTTCACAGAATTTTCTAACTGCGGTTTATCTATGTAATCTCTAAGTTATAGAAACTGTTAATCAATTTGGTAAAAGTTAATTCTGTCGTAGGTACTCTAACCTACTTTCTTTGTTGTCGATATATTTGATGTAGAGGTCAGTGATTTTCGAATGTcgatgtttgttttgtttgtaaataaaaataatattgaactcTATTAGTTTCGTATTTGCAACTAATGTAAGTGGAAAAGATTTTAAGGTTTCTCTTAATAAATGATTagttatgaattaaattaattattaccaaCATTGTTGTGATGACAAACAAGAGATATTTTAGTCTAgaaaatgaaagtaaaatataaaagcttcaGTTAACATGCAAATCTTACTTATGAAGAAATCTGtggttttatatacttactcagttgtaaattaaacaaaattatatggatttttcaataagaattacatttttattttcaacgaAACAATTTACAATCTTACGTAACTAACTTattgtactaaaataaatgcattcGTTGGCTCTCACaggcttattataataattaataaattattatctactGATATATTTAACACATGTCACCATCGGTAGGAATTGTTTCTAATCATTCCTCGTAATTCATGCAGTCACGTCATGGTTCAATGGTGGCGGTTTTTTCTAAGCAGCGGCATCAGAAAGCTCGCCAAATAATTCTTTACTCTGtgaaaaaacatattacattaatattaaggcACTAACAATTAAAGAAAGATAGGGAAGTAGtcgttttcataaaaataaagcttttgCATTTGCAAGTTAAAGCTTTTGCAAATAAGGACTTCTACTAGTATAGCCTATGTTGACTCGTTAGATCGACTTTCGGAAACGAAATATTTCACTGCATTTATAAgtgttaagtaaaattatatcaaaatatataacacaaaTTAACAAAATGGGGCATTTTTGACATAAAcagattcataaataatttgattatgatATTACCTCTGAGCTTTTCTCTGTTTAAGATATTGCTcctttttttgattttttgccGGTTGTGCTGTTGAACTGTCAACTGAACTGGCATCTGGGTTAGACGCTTCGGCGGGTTTTGCAGGAAGAGACGCGACCTCTTCCTTATCGGGCGTCGCTTGTGGTTTTTCTTCAGGCTTGGACGGAGCTGCATTACTGGGAGGCATTGGAACTTCACTTTGAGGTGGCTTAGGCTTGTGCGTATCAAACTCCTCTTCTTCTAAAAAGTCGGCGAAGTCAGGTAGAGCAGTCAATAAGGATTCGGCGAAGGACTCTGCGGGCATCACGGCTACCACCACGCCGTCTACGTGCACCCTGATGTTATCGCTGCCGTTCTGCCGCTGGTCGTAGTGCGCGACATGGTCGCAGCCGGGCGGAGGCGCGGGCGCAGCGAGCGTCGCCACCACGAGCGCCGCCAGTGCCGCCGTCTCGCACACCACTCGTCTGTAGTTGACCATCCCGGAAGGTGTCTGCAAACGCACTGAGCCTCAGCCACGAACGCGGGATCCGCTATGTGGCCGTTCTCCGCtgcatcttttatttatttgccaagATAGCGGTACAGCCGGTGTAGCTACCACTAACCGCATCATCCGCATCAACTAAACTGGAATTTATATACCAGAAATTTAGATTAAATAATCACAATTAATGGACATTTCTTAGAAAGATGTCCACTTGCGATcgtattaatatcataatctagattgtaaagtttttatatagGCAGGAGGTATTCATGAACGAAATGCGCATGGGTGTATGTGTATCTATATTGTTTT
The sequence above is a segment of the Manduca sexta isolate Smith_Timp_Sample1 unplaced genomic scaffold, JHU_Msex_v1.0 HiC_scaffold_1297, whole genome shotgun sequence genome. Coding sequences within it:
- the LOC115442363 gene encoding uncharacterized protein LOC115442363, with product MVNYRRVVCETAALAALVVATLAAPAPPPGCDHVAHYDQRQNGSDNIRVHVDGVVVAVMPAESFAESLLTALPDFADFLEEEEFDTHKPKPPQSEVPMPPSNAAPSKPEEKPQATPDKEEVASLPAKPAEASNPDASSVDSSTAQPAKNQKKEQYLKQRKAQRVKNYLASFLMPLLRKNRHH